A stretch of Deltaproteobacteria bacterium DNA encodes these proteins:
- a CDS encoding DUF4388 domain-containing protein translates to MTSRIVSLNRDRGIEIPEHILDEMQLKIGDRFLIYREAGVVHLRKVDESATWRAKGERDLKDQEEFLEAVENWFLTNLKGFEKKMTFQGNLESMHLSEILLFLAMSKKTGVLILKGKNVTKKVYFENGEIVFAASTLPEERLGDILLQEGTISGEQYRQSAARIEAGKRQGRVLVEMGVIPPEALWKAVCRQVEGIVHSLFTWEMGYFEFLEGSLPTEEKIKLAVGVPNLILEGMRKVARQGINQVHHPDDSQVVYCLSGEGNEFGGIELTDEEKTLLSRIESGMTVRKVCEQSPLSVEDTKEILFRLIAGGVIRSAKVRGPYVEAVEIEDSATLTARIEQCNMIFRLITEFLRMAVGDRVHVILGAFFRGVDHGQEILFDTVSLEPDGSLDARPLLANIAEYLPEERESILIRGLNELLYFQLFAVRNNLGHQQEKEILTALREMQFLEE, encoded by the coding sequence ATGACCAGTCGGATTGTTTCCCTGAACCGTGACCGCGGGATTGAGATTCCGGAACATATCCTTGATGAAATGCAGTTGAAAATCGGTGATCGATTCCTTATTTACAGGGAAGCCGGCGTGGTCCATCTCCGCAAGGTTGACGAATCCGCGACCTGGAGGGCGAAAGGGGAGAGAGATCTTAAGGATCAGGAAGAATTCCTCGAAGCAGTGGAGAACTGGTTCCTGACGAACCTGAAGGGGTTTGAAAAGAAGATGACCTTTCAGGGGAACCTCGAGAGTATGCATCTTTCGGAGATTCTTCTTTTTCTCGCAATGTCCAAAAAGACCGGGGTCCTGATCCTGAAGGGAAAGAACGTTACAAAGAAGGTTTACTTCGAGAACGGAGAGATCGTCTTTGCCGCCTCCACACTGCCCGAAGAACGGTTGGGGGACATCCTGTTGCAGGAGGGAACGATCTCCGGGGAGCAATACCGGCAATCCGCTGCGCGAATCGAAGCGGGCAAACGGCAGGGGAGGGTACTCGTTGAGATGGGAGTGATCCCACCGGAGGCCCTCTGGAAGGCGGTCTGCCGGCAGGTAGAGGGGATCGTGCATAGTCTTTTTACCTGGGAGATGGGCTATTTTGAATTTTTGGAAGGGAGCCTCCCGACGGAAGAAAAGATCAAACTGGCGGTCGGTGTCCCGAACCTGATCCTGGAGGGAATGCGGAAGGTCGCCCGGCAGGGGATCAACCAAGTCCACCATCCCGATGACAGCCAGGTCGTCTACTGTCTCTCGGGAGAAGGGAATGAATTCGGGGGGATCGAACTCACCGACGAGGAAAAGACCCTCCTCTCCCGGATAGAATCCGGAATGACGGTCCGGAAGGTCTGTGAACAAAGTCCTTTGTCTGTGGAGGATACAAAGGAGATACTTTTTCGTCTCATAGCGGGGGGGGTGATTCGCTCCGCCAAAGTCCGAGGTCCCTACGTGGAGGCTGTGGAGATTGAAGACTCGGCAACATTGACGGCACGGATCGAGCAGTGTAATATGATTTTCCGGCTCATTACGGAATTTCTCCGGATGGCCGTAGGGGACCGGGTCCACGTTATCCTCGGGGCCTTCTTCCGGGGGGTTGATCACGGTCAGGAGATCCTTTTTGACACGGTTTCCCTGGAACCGGACGGATCGCTCGACGCCCGTCCCCTCCTGGCCAACATCGCGGAATATCTTCCGGAGGAACGGGAGTCCATCCTCATCCGAGGGTTGAACGAACTCCTCTATTTTCAGCTCTTTGCCGTCCGGAACAACCTGGGGCATCAACAGGAAAAGGAAATTCTGACGGCCTTGCGCGAAATGCAATTTTTGGAAGAGTAA
- a CDS encoding NADH-quinone oxidoreductase subunit N: MTLILPPIPNLHAITPEIIVVVTSLLVLVIDIIQPRGKKGKLAFLGAVGLAAAGLSSYNLLQHPLAADISGFSVDAYAQFFKIIFCLAGLMVIGISVRYLDLEGFSLGEYYSIILLAILGQMVMASGTNLLVIYVGLELMAISLYILAGFFKDHPKSNEASVKYFLLGSFSSGIFLYGIMMTYGLTGSLDLSVIAGKIEGSQFTGLLLLAVVMMGAGFAFKIAAAPFHFWTPDVYEGSPTSVTAFMSVGPKAAAFAVLIRVFSTAFGSLRIEWTTLFICLSIATMVTGNLIALRQTNIKRMLAYSSIAHAGYLMIGFVAGGEMGISSMMFYLMIYAFMNIGAFGVVILLNRVGGIGDQIDDFAGLSKVSRASAFVMMVFMFSLAGIPPTAGFAGKFYIFMAAVKSGYVWLAVIGVLNSAVSAYYYLRVIMRMYMAEPNGEPVLNVSTALSAILLIAVVGILAIGIFPGFCLDLARASVTSIL; this comes from the coding sequence ATGACCTTGATATTGCCGCCGATTCCCAACCTGCATGCGATCACCCCGGAGATCATTGTGGTGGTGACCTCGCTTCTGGTGCTGGTGATCGATATTATTCAGCCGCGCGGGAAGAAGGGAAAGCTGGCTTTTCTGGGAGCGGTGGGGCTCGCCGCCGCCGGCCTGTCCAGTTACAACCTCCTGCAACATCCCCTTGCGGCGGATATTTCCGGCTTCTCCGTGGATGCCTATGCCCAGTTTTTCAAGATCATCTTCTGCCTGGCCGGTCTGATGGTGATCGGGATCTCTGTACGGTATCTCGACCTGGAAGGCTTCTCCCTCGGGGAATACTATTCCATCATCCTCCTCGCGATCCTCGGGCAGATGGTCATGGCCTCCGGAACGAACCTGCTGGTGATCTACGTGGGCCTGGAGCTGATGGCGATCTCCCTCTATATCCTTGCAGGCTTCTTCAAAGACCATCCCAAATCGAACGAGGCGTCGGTGAAGTATTTTCTCCTGGGCTCTTTTTCATCGGGGATTTTTCTCTACGGGATCATGATGACCTACGGACTGACAGGAAGTCTCGATCTTTCGGTGATTGCCGGGAAGATCGAAGGTTCGCAATTCACGGGGCTTTTGCTCCTGGCCGTGGTCATGATGGGAGCGGGGTTCGCCTTCAAGATTGCCGCCGCCCCCTTCCATTTTTGGACCCCCGATGTCTATGAAGGGTCTCCCACGTCGGTGACGGCCTTCATGTCGGTCGGGCCGAAGGCGGCGGCCTTTGCGGTCCTGATCCGGGTTTTTTCCACCGCCTTTGGGAGTCTGAGAATCGAATGGACGACCCTTTTTATCTGTCTCTCCATTGCCACGATGGTTACGGGAAATCTCATCGCGTTGCGGCAGACCAATATCAAGCGGATGCTCGCTTATTCCAGCATCGCCCATGCCGGGTACCTCATGATCGGTTTTGTTGCGGGCGGAGAGATGGGGATCTCGAGCATGATGTTTTATCTCATGATCTATGCCTTTATGAATATCGGGGCCTTCGGTGTGGTGATCCTCCTGAACCGGGTCGGGGGGATCGGGGATCAGATCGATGATTTTGCAGGTTTGTCGAAGGTCAGCCGGGCCTCGGCCTTTGTCATGATGGTCTTCATGTTCTCCCTCGCGGGGATCCCCCCGACGGCCGGATTCGCAGGAAAGTTCTACATCTTCATGGCGGCGGTGAAGAGCGGCTATGTCTGGCTGGCCGTCATCGGGGTCCTCAATTCCGCCGTCTCCGCCTACTATTATCTGCGGGTAATCATGCGGATGTATATGGCGGAACCGAATGGTGAACCGGTATTGAATGTTTCTACCGCTCTTTCGGCGATTCTCCTGATCGCCGTTGTCGGTATTCTTGCCATCGGTATTTTCCCCGGTTTCTGCCTTGATCTGGCCCGTGCCTCCGTAACCTCGATTTTATAG
- the pyrF gene encoding orotidine-5'-phosphate decarboxylase: MRKTRPEKKLPVSDRLIVALDYETEEAALMMVERLSELLTTFKVGSQLFTKCGPEIVRKIHDAGGRVFLDLKFHDIPTTVAKSGIEAARLGVFMFNVHVSGGGTMMKRCVEMVGEVCEREGLSRPYIIGVTLLTSICKETLRDDLGVAKPVPEQVTHLARLAEECGLDGVVSSAREVKLIRKTCGPDFRIVTPGIRPAGASIDDQSRVATPGDALRSGADYLVIGRPITAAPDPARTVQEILKEMEAKKF; this comes from the coding sequence ATGCGCAAGACGCGGCCTGAGAAGAAGTTGCCGGTGAGTGACCGCCTGATCGTCGCCCTGGATTACGAGACGGAAGAGGCAGCCCTGATGATGGTAGAGAGGCTTTCCGAGTTACTTACGACCTTCAAAGTCGGAAGCCAGCTCTTTACAAAATGCGGACCGGAGATTGTCCGGAAGATCCACGATGCGGGAGGACGGGTCTTCCTCGATCTTAAGTTTCACGACATCCCGACGACTGTCGCAAAGTCCGGAATCGAAGCGGCCCGCCTCGGGGTCTTCATGTTCAACGTCCACGTTTCCGGCGGTGGGACCATGATGAAGCGGTGTGTGGAAATGGTCGGAGAGGTTTGCGAAAGGGAAGGACTGTCACGCCCCTACATCATCGGCGTGACCCTTCTGACCAGCATCTGTAAAGAAACCCTGCGGGACGACCTGGGGGTCGCGAAGCCGGTTCCCGAACAGGTCACACACTTGGCCCGACTGGCCGAAGAATGCGGTCTGGACGGTGTCGTCTCTTCGGCCCGTGAAGTCAAATTGATCCGGAAGACCTGCGGTCCCGATTTTCGGATTGTCACCCCCGGCATACGCCCCGCCGGGGCCTCCATAGACGACCAGAGCCGTGTTGCAACGCCGGGCGATGCGCTTCGGAGTGGTGCAGATTATCTGGTGATCGGCAGGCCGATCACAGCCGCGCCCGATCCCGCCAGGACCGTGCAGGAAATCCTCAAGGAGATGGAAGCAAAAAAGTTTTGA
- a CDS encoding NADH-quinone oxidoreductase subunit M, whose translation MTEHILSYITFFPLAGVVLLLLTPRGRDEAVRKVSFTASLITFALSLYPLLRFDRGSFRMQFTESVPWIPAWGVHYSVGVDGISLLMVALTTLLSMIAILSSWTAVRERVKEYMIALLVLETAMLGVFVSTDLFLFYIFWELELIPMFFLIGIWGGPRRHYAAIKFFLYTLAGSVLMMVAILALYVHSGAHPTFDLATLTSAAGGFSPKFQFWVFWAFFMGFAFKVPMFPFHTWLPDAHVEAPTAGSVILAGVLLKMGIYGFLRLAIPLCPRIVLRPETVTIMMALAAVAIIYGALVAMMQKDMKKLVAYSSVSHMGYVMLGIFAYNLQGVSGGILQMFNHGVVTGALFLIVGMLYERRHTRMIADFGGIAKVMPLYAALFLIFTLASIGMPGTNGFIGEFLILIGAFASHYRIAAVVGAFGIILGAGYMLWLYQRVIFNPMVHKSNQGLADLSLREVVTLAPLLILVFWIGFYPAPFLNLLNASVTHLIAPLSAYSVAMLP comes from the coding sequence ATGACGGAACATATCTTAAGTTACATTACCTTTTTCCCCCTGGCCGGTGTGGTCCTGCTTCTGTTGACACCGAGGGGCAGGGATGAGGCGGTCCGCAAGGTCTCCTTCACCGCCTCCCTGATCACCTTTGCCCTCTCTCTCTATCCGCTTCTCCGTTTCGACCGGGGGTCCTTCCGGATGCAGTTCACGGAATCGGTCCCCTGGATCCCGGCCTGGGGCGTTCATTATTCCGTCGGTGTCGACGGTATCAGCCTTTTGATGGTCGCCCTGACCACTCTTCTGTCCATGATTGCGATTCTCTCGTCGTGGACGGCGGTTCGGGAACGGGTAAAAGAGTACATGATTGCCCTGCTGGTTCTGGAAACGGCCATGCTGGGGGTTTTTGTCTCGACCGATCTCTTCCTTTTTTATATCTTCTGGGAACTGGAACTGATTCCCATGTTCTTTCTCATCGGGATCTGGGGCGGCCCCCGCAGGCATTATGCTGCGATCAAGTTCTTTCTTTATACCCTGGCCGGATCGGTCCTGATGATGGTGGCGATCCTGGCCCTCTACGTCCATAGCGGGGCTCATCCGACCTTCGATCTTGCGACCCTGACGTCGGCGGCCGGAGGGTTCAGCCCGAAGTTTCAGTTCTGGGTCTTCTGGGCCTTTTTTATGGGGTTTGCTTTCAAGGTGCCCATGTTCCCCTTTCATACGTGGCTTCCCGATGCCCACGTGGAGGCGCCAACGGCCGGTTCCGTGATCCTGGCAGGGGTTTTGTTGAAAATGGGGATCTACGGGTTCCTCCGTCTTGCCATCCCCCTCTGCCCCCGGATCGTCCTGCGGCCGGAGACGGTGACGATCATGATGGCCCTCGCTGCGGTGGCCATTATTTACGGGGCGCTGGTGGCGATGATGCAGAAGGACATGAAGAAGCTCGTGGCCTACTCCTCGGTCTCCCACATGGGGTATGTCATGCTCGGCATCTTTGCTTATAATCTCCAGGGGGTCTCCGGCGGGATCCTCCAGATGTTCAATCACGGTGTTGTTACGGGCGCTCTTTTCCTGATCGTCGGGATGCTCTACGAACGGCGCCATACCCGGATGATTGCCGACTTCGGCGGGATCGCAAAGGTCATGCCGCTCTATGCAGCGCTCTTTCTGATCTTTACCCTGGCCTCCATCGGGATGCCCGGAACGAACGGTTTCATCGGGGAATTCCTGATTCTGATCGGCGCCTTTGCCTCCCATTACCGGATCGCCGCCGTGGTCGGCGCCTTCGGGATTATCCTCGGTGCGGGATACATGCTCTGGCTCTATCAACGGGTGATCTTCAACCCGATGGTACACAAGTCGAACCAGGGACTGGCCGATCTCAGCCTCCGGGAGGTGGTGACGCTGGCGCCGCTTCTGATCCTGGTCTTCTGGATCGGTTTCTATCCGGCGCCCTTTCTGAATCTCCTCAATGCTTCGGTAACGCACTTGATCGCACCGCTTTCGGCCTATTCTGTGGCGATGTTGCCATGA
- a CDS encoding ABC transporter permease, translated as MTALSLPLIYKPLSFLRRDFMEAASYRLSFLWQVFGVLFSVVMFYFISRLFGTSASPYLAAYGGKYFPFVLIGIAFTRYLNVALSTFADTVRDGQETGTVEVMLITPTRYLAVLVYSSLWDYFYVTYEVALYLLTGIFGFGLQVGSADLLSTLVVLVLTICAFSAFGILSAAFVLVFKRGDPISFLFGTLSTLLGGVYYPVTILPEWVQKCSNLLPLTYALRAMRHAILLGTPVSRLGIDLWALAGFALFGIPVSLFLFQRALNRARKEGTLLQF; from the coding sequence ATGACCGCCCTCTCTCTTCCCCTGATCTATAAACCGCTCTCCTTCCTCCGTCGGGATTTCATGGAGGCAGCAAGTTACCGTCTTTCCTTTCTGTGGCAGGTCTTCGGCGTTCTCTTTTCCGTAGTCATGTTCTATTTTATCTCCCGCCTCTTCGGCACATCCGCTTCGCCTTATCTGGCCGCCTACGGCGGTAAGTATTTCCCCTTTGTCCTGATCGGGATCGCCTTTACGCGGTACCTGAACGTGGCGCTGAGCACCTTTGCCGATACCGTCCGGGACGGACAGGAAACGGGAACCGTAGAAGTAATGCTGATCACCCCGACCCGGTATCTGGCCGTCCTCGTCTATTCCAGTCTCTGGGATTATTTCTATGTCACCTATGAGGTTGCACTCTATCTGCTGACCGGCATCTTCGGCTTCGGACTCCAGGTCGGCTCGGCCGATCTGCTCTCTACGCTGGTTGTTCTCGTCCTGACCATTTGTGCCTTCTCCGCCTTCGGCATTCTCTCGGCCGCCTTTGTCCTTGTCTTCAAGCGGGGAGATCCAATCTCCTTCCTCTTCGGAACCCTGTCAACCCTCCTGGGAGGAGTCTATTATCCGGTCACCATCCTTCCGGAATGGGTACAGAAATGTTCGAACCTGCTCCCCCTGACCTATGCCCTCCGCGCCATGCGTCATGCCATTCTTCTGGGAACACCTGTATCCCGGCTCGGGATCGATCTCTGGGCGCTGGCGGGCTTCGCCCTGTTCGGCATCCCCGTAAGCCTTTTCCTCTTCCAGCGTGCCCTCAACCGGGCCAGAAAGGAAGGAACGCTTCTTCAGTTCTGA